Part of the Rhineura floridana isolate rRhiFlo1 chromosome 8, rRhiFlo1.hap2, whole genome shotgun sequence genome is shown below.
TTTCTGCAATGTTCTAGGATAATCCTGGCTGCAATGTAGGCATTTGCAATTCCAATTGTATCAGCAAGCAGCACTGCTTCCCTCTGCTGCTGGGCCATCACTCAACAACACAGTAAGTTTAAGGACCATGGATCTTTTAGGTTAATAAACTATCTTGCTATTCTTAGAATGACAATTGAATCACCAATatgttttgtatttctttttcagCCATGATTTACATAAGAGCAATTCCAAAATCCATAGTAGGGCAATACTAATATTAAGCcaaccaaaatgccacaaaataatgagcaaaccttggagtactcccaaactgttCATCAGTCTTGTCCTTCCTGGCACATGTTACTTTCCTGTGTCCATAGATTTCCTTTGGACTCATTGAATCCAGATTCCTCTAAGGCATTTCTGAGAAGCTCAATAACAGATATCATTGACTGGTCTCCAATGATTCACAGCTTGCAGCGGGGGATCCAAGTCCTAGCCAGAAGAGAGACAGATGGGTATTACTATCTAGGTCACATTGTCCAAGAGGTGAAGGTAAGTTTATTAAACTAAAGTAGAGCTTCTCAGACTGTGGATCCTGACATGTTCCTGATTGGATTGAACAAAGAGGGCCTTTTTCTTCCTTTCACTGAGCCATGGCACACCATTCCTGTTGTGGGGCCCCTTTAAGAGATAGCCTTGCTCGCACctttacataggaacataggaaactgccttatcctgagtcagaccattggtccatctaactcagtgttgtctatactgactggcagcagctcttgagggTTTCAAGGAGGAGACTTTCccatcctggagatgccggggaatgatctgggactttctgcatgcaaactagatgctctaacactgagcttgTTCCATATGTGTCACACTTAAATTCTTTCAGTTACATGCTGCCTActatatataaaattaaaaattgtTTAAAACTTTCCTTGTCTGTTGTAGAGGGGGAAAATATGGCTTGAAAGGTGAAGTAAGATTACAAGTAGGTCCCACTTCAAAATGTTCGAGAAGCAGTTTCCTAAAAAAAAATGGcggggaactagggttgccaggttcaatccctgagactgatcctgtatctttaggagaagagaaagtcagccaagtgcaggtgttcttgcaaccctgtaatgggcaaaaccacaaggtggaattctctctttcccctgcgcaacttttaaagatacaaaagacctcttggaggctgggcctggcaaccaagaggtcttttgtatctttaaaagttgtgcagggggaagggagaattctaccttgtggtttttcctattacagggttgcaagaacacctgcacttggctgactttctcttctcctaaagatacaggatcagtctcaaggattgaacctggcaaccctacggggAACCCCTCCCATGTCGATCATGCTTGACAATTTATCCTTTTGTCACATTTCTCAGAGGAGGGTAGAATCTCTTTGTAACTCTCCTGCAAGAACCCTTTGGGAAACTCTCAAGATGCATTAACTGCCAGGCCATACATgttaattgtgtgaatgcaattaaAGTGTTTGGGTTTTGCTATATAAATAGCAACCAAGGAGAAACCTGATTGGCCTTGGGACTGTGAGGAGGGGGAAGTTTTTATTTCTGCCATGATCCTATAAAAAATGACCTCTCCAAAGCTGCATTTCAAAGGAAGCCCCCTTGGCACCAGTGGGGGTTTCTTTTTACATGCAAATAGCAGTTTGAGCGAGGCAACTTCAAAAAGCAGAGGATGCATAATCAGATAATTATTAAGTGACTCCTTACAGATTTACTGGGCAGGATTTCTGGCTTTATTTTGCAGGGTTCTCGAGAATGTGTTCTAATTAAGTTTGAAAGATCTCAGCAATCACGGAAAGGCAAGACTCAATGTCGGATGCAAGAAACACCCCTTTATGATGTAATCCATTATGAGGATGCCAGGTGGCAGCCATTAGCTCCAGGAGATGCAATCCTGGCTCCTTGGGAGAAGAAAGGTGAAAGATATGGTCCTGGCATTGTCCTTCAGGTTGTTGAGACTGGATCATCTCATTCAGGTACTTCTTGTATAAAGCACAACAATACACTCAGTACTTGATCAAACATTACAACTTTTCCATCAGGTACCGAACAATCCTATTATCTTTGCTATCAACCCAGAATATCTTTTCACAATGTTCTGCAAGTGGCTGGCAGTTTCTGTTGTGTACTTTCTCTGCTAACATATGTAACAAAGGGCCCTCTAAGgataggctgtagctcagtgggtagagtgtctgctttgcatgcagaagctaccaggttcagttcctggcatctccaggtagagctgggagggaccagctgCCAGTTcagctgcctgaaatcctggggatctgctgccagtcatcaatctagacaatattgggctaggtggaccaattTCTGAATTagcatgaggcagcttcctatgtgccccCTTTCCATACATCTGTAGCATCCACTGCATGTTTTTTATTGATGCTGCAAAGGTAAAAGGATATGGCACCTGCCCCAAGTGATTTGTTTATTCAGCTTAGATGCACTCTATTTAAATCTGTCCCACCTGGGAACTTCTGAAATGTGGTACTCCTCCAAAAAACTGCAAAGAGAAGTCTGATCACCTGAGATAGGATTCCATGGAGGGCTAATGGCTGCTATTATGTGGAACCTAGAGTAGGAGTAGGGAGCTGAAACCAGATCCTGCTgtcctctctgccccccccccgccaggcCAGGTCAGGTCCTAGAGCAGGGGCATAGAACTGGATCCAGCCAACAATCTAGGCCATTCCACACCCCAGCTCCCATGGGCTAACTtggacaggcaggtgggggcacccacctgtcaatcacctgatagtatgacatcaggtgacaacTGAAGAGGCTCATCTTTGAAGTCCATTTGCAAGCAGTTTCAGTACAGACCActtaaaacatactttaaagtgATAGCAGCCACATATTTATTTGTATGATGTCACATACTACATCAAGGATGGGACAGttaggtgtggtttgggggaaacggCCTCACGGACCAAGTTAGGGGTCCTGTCTTAGAGCAGTGAGATAGGCTGTGCTCAGTTCTAAAATGTGGTTTTGTGTGTATTTCTATTCACAGCCTTTAAAAACAGCACAGTGCTGGTGAGTTTCTGGAATGGACAGACCAAGAATGTGTCTGCCGATGTTGCTGTGAGGATCCCTCCTCCTTTGAGTGAACGTATCATCCTTGAGCTCCAGATGCCATTAGCAGCCAGGCAGATGTTAGTGGAGCAGAATCCTGATTATCCCTATGTTGTGCCACCTGGCTACAGAGCTTCAGGGCCTTGCTGGCAGAATCATTTAGATGAGATGCACTGGCAAGATACTCCAGTAGTTCATGGTGTTGGTGCTAGCTGCAGCTCTACCCATCACCCTCTCTGCCACTTCCGCTTcccagcttgggagtcctttaaGTCTCCAGTTTGTACAGTGCAACTAGATGATGCCTTGATCCCTGGAACCAACCTGACAAAGgaagaactgagcaggaagatagAAGAGCAGCTTTCAAAGGGGAGACTTCCTATTTCAGAAAGTAAtgagaaggagaaggaagagagcAAGAAGCCAAAGGAAGCAAACAATGTTACAGATTTAAAATCCTGTGAAGAGATGGAAAGCAAGTTTACAAAACCAAACAAGGTACAACATCACATTGACTAAGCCAGCATTAAAATTGCTTAGGATAGCTGCAAAATTATTATAATCTTAGGTCCCATTATCTTTGGTAAAGCATTATTTTACAAGATATTGTCAGACATTGTTGAAGAGTCAAGAGGATTCACAGTCATAGTATTTATAATTGTGAAAACACACAACAATATTTCTTTCATTAGGACAGATTGGATGACATGTCCTGATTGCTTCACTCTGGGTAGTGGCTGAGTGAGAGGCATGCTTTCCATTCCTGGCTATCTCTGACAACATTTGTCATCCAGTAAGGTGGGGTGGATAAGGGgtatggttgccaggttcaatccctgagactgatcctgtatctttaggagaagagaaagtcagccaagtgcaggtgttcttgcaaccctgtaataggaaaaaccacaaggtagaattctcccttccccctgcacaacttttaaagatacaaaagacctcttggttgccaggcccagcctccaagaggtcttttgtatctttaaaagttgtgcagaggaaagagagaattccaccttgtggtttttcccattacagggttgcaagaacacctgcacttggctaactttctcttctcctaaagatacaggatcagtctcgaggattgaacctggcagccctaataAGGGGTATGTTTAAACAGGAGCAATGCACATAAAATCTAGTTCATGCAAACCCATACTGTACTGTCCATTTCCcaaataaatgttatttaattGTTTACTAAATACATTTCATTGTAAGATTTCAGGATAGGCTAGGGTACAATACAATGTAAAATTCCCAACAtatataaaacactaaaacaatcgACCTATAAATCAatttacaaaaaggaagcagacaaaactgcattacaaatcttaaaattataaaaccaataaaaaccttAAAAACTGCAAACTGTCTTGTAATTGTAATTCTGTGGaactgcaattgctacaacaggcagaaaaactgtCTGCcaatgaagtggtctgccaagaccctcagcaattttcaagtgatctgtgggGGGGAAAGCTTGGGAGCCACTGTTCTAGATTGTAATGCCTTAGGGGCAGAGGTCTGCCtccttttgttgttttcaattcatGTTTTTACAGAATTTTGCTTTTGAGTTTATCTCATTAACAAGAAGCCAAACTAAAGAAAAATGAGGAGAGTTATAGGGAAAAGAAGAGGAGAAGGGGTAGGAAAAATGATCCTTTATAAAGTACCATGTACATGGATGGTGTGATTATGATgtagtacaggggtggggaacctgtggccctctgtatgttgctggactacaacacccatcatccttgatcattagtCATGTTTACTGgcactgataggagttgtacttcagcaatatctggagggccaaagagtcCCCTCACCCTGAAGTCAGCTCAATGTATTAAGATTTCTTTCTTCCTCAGCCAATCCACGCAGGGTCAATTAGCATTTCCATCCCTGTCACTCTCCCATGTGCTCTATGGGTTTTGATTCTTTATTGATATATACAGGACCATCAGAGACAGAGAGCTTCAGAAGATCCCAGCAAAGGTCCTAGCACCATGGTTGACGTAGCTGCCAACACAGACAAATGCATGACTCCACTAAAACAAAGAGGTAGGCAGGCATGATGAAGGTGATCTGGAGATCTTCCAATAGGTATTGAAACATAAAGATATCAGCCAGTTGGTTGGCATTGTCAGGTGTGTTATGGTcacatcccttcctccatccccCAGCTTGCCTGCCAAACCACTGGGCTGCTCTATTGCTGTATGATACACAAACTAGCAATCACACATCCAGCTTCTTCTTGCTGGCCATAGAGAGGAGACGAGGGCAGCTGGTTAGATAATTGGATTGTGAAGTAGTCACTGCTTGCCTCTCTCAAGAGCAGCTTTTCTGTTTACATAGCTCCTCTTCTGGCACCTCTTTAGCAAGTCTTTGTATGTGTGCAACCATCAGTAAATTACATTTCTCCTATGCCGGGGTTAGTAGGTGTACTTTCCCAGGTTAAATTGTCAGGCTATGTtgcaaattacatttttataaaaacaGTCTCATGGCATCTTAAAAGATTTATTATGATATTTGCTTTCTTGGACCAAAATCCACTTCATCTTATGTTTGGAGCGTGAACCTCACTTCTCaggcatacatatacacacattggGAAGTGTGGCCCAaggaaaatgcaaaaagaaaagagagtgTTACAGTGACAATTGACAAGGCAATGTTGGTGATAATACAAGCATCCTGGCATTGGTCGGCTCATTAACACACATAATGTGATAACAGTCTCTAAGCTTGATTCatgcccctccagatggtggAAGTGAATTTCCTGATCTATTGTAATTCAGCACTTTCACAATGGAGCCTCCCTTTGAAGTTTCTCTGTTCCACTATGACCACTTGAAAGGTGTCCTGGTACAGGGAAATGTTCTACTGATTtctgccatttctgatgtcagatttatGTTCATTTTTTCTTTCATGTAGAGACTGACCAGTTTGTCTCATGtagaatgcagaagggcattgTCTACAATACAAGTGTACTCTCAGAAGTTACCTTGTTttctaaaacatctcaaaagaAGGATGTTAGTGCCTCTGAGAAAAGGGTCACTGCTAAGCTATTCCTCAGCATACAGATGTCTGTCTTAGATTGAGATAGTAATAGACAAAAATCACATAAAAAGGATTACAAACGTGGGTATGGAACTCTCCCGTTTATATTTGCATGTAACGGGTGAGCAGCACTGAAACGATGTCCAGAAGAGACAcattaagaacattagaagagtccTCTTGGATTAGCCAAAGACTCATCTAGCCTCACATCCTGTGTCCCACAGTGGACAACTAGATGCTTCTGTGTTTCTGTAGATTCATTTTCTTAAATGTATGTCTTCAGATCAGTGGGAGATAATTGAACGAAATAATTGCACAAGCCAATTGGCTTCCGCTTGGTCAtgtaggagaggagaggggggagaacgTTCTGTTTCACAGGGGGAAATCCTTTTGCTGCTGGGACGTTCACCATAGcactacgttgaatacaacccaatggcttcattgtatttattataataattattgttttaatttattaccaacccttcaccctaaggtcccagagcaggttactgACCTGTCTTACTCTAATATAGACTTATTTCAGATTGAAGCCCTTTTCCAGCCCAACATGAAAAAATCTTCTGCCCAGCCATGCCAAAGGAGTCCTTCTCGGAAGACAGATGCTTCCCAACTCCAAGCTACATTTAACTGGGTAGACCAATCATTGAAGAAAGACCGTTCTGCTATTGAATCAGTTTTCCACATCAGGAGGAGCTACAGTACACCAGCCATACAGGTGAGGACATCCCTCCTATCCTTATGAtgccgggggtgggggtggtggaaTCCTTGCAGCGACTGCGCCTTTCTAGGTTGGCCCTTCCATAGCGAATGACCAGTCTTGACCAACCTGAAGAGCATCTCCGTGTTGGTTTGAGATGAAGGCCAACAGGAGATCAGTTTACTTCAGAGAAACCCATTCCAACATGAAGGAATCTTCCCTCTCAGAGGTTAGTGGTGAAAGGGGCGACTCAAGATGGTCCACAAGAGACAGACGTCAACACAGCCAGGACAGAGTTCAAACGTCAGAAGTGGGAGCAGAGGCGGCTTAAGGAGGAGCAACAGCAACAGGAAGAGTGCCTTAAAAGACAGCTGCTGCTTGACAACAAGAGGTAATgaagggaaggggtatggggaacctttttcacaccaagggccacattcccttgcaggcaaccttccagggaccaaATACCAATGATGGGCATGGCCAGGGGCAAAAATGAACAATACAATGAACCTGATTCTTCCCTTTTTACAACAGGGTACACACTCACAACCACACACATCTCTCGACCCAGGCAAACAAGAAGCGTTATCACAGTtctaggacacattccagccaggcaaaagcactcaaggaagatgCAGAGAAGGACCAGTGAGGAGTGTGACTGGGGAGAGTCCCAggaagagtctcaagggccagatacaGTACAtagatctggagggtcacatttggcccctgggcctcaggtttcccacccctggtaaGGATGTATGTATCAGAAATTGGAAGCTAGGCAATAACGACTGGGCTCCTATTCGGCGGAAGGGCGGggtattagatttacatcccgcccttcctcccagtagaagcccagttattatcatcatcatcatcacactgCCTTTCAGAGCAATCAggtccttctttttttaaaaggtaattaTTCAGTTTAATAAAACAAACATACAGTATTTAAAGGTAAAAATTGTAAAGAAGAGCAGAAAAGAGCATGTTGCCTCCTCTCTGGTTGTCTGGTTAGTGAagacaccatcatcatcatcctgacaAGCTTTTAGCCTTGCAGGTTGATAATATAGTATCTGCTGTGCCTTTTCCTGTTCTGTTTTCTTTGATACTACTGTTTGTTTTTGCCACCTTGAGTAGTGCATTTGCATTAgaaaggcagggtaaaaattTATATATAAATTGCATAAATAGATAGCCACTGTACTATGGCAGcaggttctttctttctttagattatttatatatcacccttTCCACAAgacacagggtggtttacaacaaaaatAAGATAAAACTTCATAAAATTTCTAATATAACACATaccttaaaatacaaaacaactcATAACAACTCACTAAATAGCAATTTACTAATGCGGCAGCAGCAACTTATCTATTTTTTCTAATCAGGTCTTGTCTCCTCCAAATGCCTGCCAACGGTGAGTATTAATCAGTTGCCTAAAACTATAAAGAGATGGGGATGGATGCACCTCAgtagggaaggagttccacatgcaaggagccaccactgaaagggcCCTTCCCTGAGTTCAGACATCACATACTTCATCCTGGGTAGTAACCACCAAGGGGGTTTCATCTACTGATTTTGAAGTACGGGCAGGTTGATACAGAAGAAGGTGTTCACAAAAATGATTCCCAAGTTAAGGATGATATCCAAAGTACACaccctgaaatcaatggacttaagtccactgattccagtgggtccactctgagtatgacttagttggatatcacccttagTTATTATAGGCACTTAAACATACAACTTAGTTGGAGTGCTAGACTCGAACATAGCCTGATAGGCTGAGCATACTGCCCTCCATGCTTATAGTGTTTCTTGGGCAGATCATAGCCCAAGGAGTCCCTCAGCCCTCAGTTCCCAgtctgtaaaatggaaataatagCTACAGTACCTTGAAAAGGTAATCAGAGCCCTGACCAATGCTAtcatattattgaattacaaatggtacattgtaatttcgttctgtatgatatattatgaaacaatgaaactcaaaatcaattattgtacaGTGAcatgacattgattttatgtttttatttattttattatttgatttatgtcccacccttcctcccagcaggagcccagggtggcatgttgggaaatgtttgtaagaaatatcataaactgaaacatgtcacttgcaaaagtattcaacccccacacattaatatttggtagagccaccttttgctgcaatatcacTTTTAAGtcctttggggtaggtatgtaccagctttgcacacagtttcGGAGAGCTTTTggtccattcttcttggcagattcactccaggttatTCAGGTTGCCTGGACGTCGGTTGTGgcctgcaattttcaaagagagccacagattctcaatgggattgagatcacgactttgactgggccactgtaggacattcacctttttgttcttgagccactccaatgttgctttggccttgtgcttgggatcactgtcctgctgaaaaatgaaattcttcccaagcttcagttttttagtgaacTGAAGCAGGTCCTCTTGcattatttccctgtattttgctccatccattcttccttcagttttaacaagatgcccagttccTGCTTTTGAGAagcatgctgccaccaccatacttcactgtaggaatGGTGTGTCTTGGGACATGGGCAgcgttaggtttgcgccacagaCAGCGCTTTGAGGTTTGGCCGAAaaactctatcttggtctcacctgaccacaaaaccttttcccacatcacagctggggcactcgcATGCTTTCTGGGAAACTCCAGATGtgttttcagatggtactttttgagtaacagcttctttctggccaccctcccatacaggccagtggtatgcagagctcttgatatggttgactggtgcaccattactccactcccagccattgaactctgtagctccttcaaagtaatTGTGGGACTCTCTGTGGCGTCTTTCACAagcctccttcttgtttgagcattgagttttgagggacagccttttcttggcagtgcctgggtagagtgatgcagtttccacttcctgattattgatccaactgtactCACTGGGAtgtccaaacacttggatattattttgtacccttttcctaatctatgcatttgtattacacttTCTCTCACTTTTGTAGTATGCTCTTCCTCTGTTTTTTATGTAACAGACTGAGCACAATGGACCAAATGGTACTTTACTTTCTCTGGCACTTTTTTGAATAGGCAGAGATCACTCCAGCGAACCTTGCAAGGCTCTCAAAAGCAGGAGAACAGTGGCAGCTGGACTGTGTGGCACATGAAGCAGCTCCAGGCTGCAAGTGCAGAGAGGAAGAGACAGGAATTGTGCTTCCAGGAAGACCTAAGGAGCAAAGAGAACCAAAGGCTAGAGTTCTTGAAGGCACAGCGCAAGCAGAGGGAAAACTGGCTGACAGAACATAATGAAAGAATTGATGATCATGAGAAAAAAAGGCTGGTGAGGGCTGTTCTTTTTGGCTCTTCTCCAGTTTCTTAAAATATCCTTATATGGAGAGAGATGGTGAGCAGGGCAATCAAGAAAATCCAACTTCTCTGCCATGGAAAACCTGACTGCACTGAGATAAATTATGTCAAGTAAATGTATCTTCAGATCTGCTTTATTTGCATCATTTACTCAGCTTGCAGATGTTAAGTCCCCTTCCCCAAGAGTTTGAAACTGGAATGGGAGCAGAGCTCTAGGATACTGGGAGGGAATGTAGGACGTAAGTTAGAAACAGGAATTGAAAGGGATAagcatttattgattgattgatcgattgatatcccgcccttcctcccagcaggagcccagggcgctaAGCAGAAATGCTAATTTGTAATAAAAATGCTGTACCTTAATAAAATGTTGAATTCTGTGACCTGTACACCTTATGCCAGTGgctcccaattccccccccccgactatTTGATATTTGCTGTCAGTCTTGGCGAACTACATAAttacttttctgcctgttgtagtaattctaatgcactgtgctagatggtatatttttattgcttcttttattgtattgtattacaatttgcattccatggaattcaaattgaaatacaatataagaaataaaagaaccaacAAAATACACTTaaagatcaatatgaatatttaatatggaaatGCTGCAGACAACCTGAATGAAATTCATGTGCCACTGGTAGTccat
Proteins encoded:
- the LOC133390345 gene encoding uncharacterized protein LOC133390345 isoform X1 — translated: MSKMSHHCSGTLPLLDDIHEQNVVFVICALESKTSNLCILKELLIKTLFSLTNKPTDSMFSIVSCAASKMLKWQNNLVKCSLTNITEAAAWIRALQSSSGASALSAVAAALEDPTCQAVYLFTSGLPESVVEEICGYLKETEQERPVHIVHLVGSGEENKHTSQEILEKIALVSDGSFQAISSDRTSDEDNPGCNVGICNSNCISKQHCFPLLLGHHSTTQFPLDSLNPDSSKAFLRSSITDIIDWSPMIHSLQRGIQVLARRETDGYYYLGHIVQEVKGSRECVLIKFERSQQSRKGKTQCRMQETPLYDVIHYEDARWQPLAPGDAILAPWEKKGERYGPGIVLQVVETGSSHSAFKNSTVLVSFWNGQTKNVSADVAVRIPPPLSERIILELQMPLAARQMLVEQNPDYPYVVPPGYRASGPCWQNHLDEMHWQDTPVVHGVGASCSSTHHPLCHFRFPAWESFKSPVCTVQLDDALIPGTNLTKEELSRKIEEQLSKGRLPISESNEKEKEESKKPKEANNVTDLKSCEEMESKFTKPNKDHQRQRASEDPSKGPSTMVDVAANTDKCMTPLKQRDLFQIEALFQPNMKKSSAQPCQRSPSRKTDASQLQATFNWVDQSLKKDRSAIESVFHIRRSYSTPAIQRLVVKGATQDGPQETDVNTARTEFKRQKWEQRRLKEEQQQQEECLKRQLLLDNKRQRSLQRTLQGSQKQENSGSWTVWHMKQLQAASAERKRQELCFQEDLRSKENQRLEFLKAQRKQRENWLTEHNERIDDHEKKRLELLKNRMKSMQKKLEAAAQEQDIQKKKEAAKGQLLQKQDQMSQQVEKEGQKHKDLQQYLREHSLLMLRASLLS
- the LOC133390345 gene encoding uncharacterized protein LOC133390345 isoform X4, whose product is MSKMSHHCSGTLPLLDDIHEQNVVFVICALESKTSNLCILKELLIKTLFSLTNKPTDSMFSIVSCAASKMLKWQNNLVKCSLTNITEAAAWIRALQSSSGASALSAVAAALEDPTCQAVYLFTSGLPESVVEEICGYLKETEQERPVHIVHLVGSGEENKHTSQEILEKIALVSDGSFQAISSDRTSDEDNPGCNVGICNSNCISKQHCFPLLLGHHSTTQFPLDSLNPDSSKAFLRSSITDIIDWSPMIHSLQRGIQVLARRETDGYYYLGHIVQEVKGSRECVLIKFERSQQSRKGKTQCRMQETPLYDVIHYEDARWQPLAPGDAILAPWEKKGERYGPGIVLQVVETGSSHSAFKNSTVLVSFWNGQTKNVSADVAVRIPPPLSERIILELQMPLAARQMLVEQNPDYPYVVPPGYRASGPCWQNHLDEMHWQDTPVVHGVGASCSSTHHPLCHFRFPAWESFKSPVCTVQLDDALIPGTNLTKEELSRKIEEQLSKGRLPISESNEKEKEESKKPKEANNVTDLKSCEEMESKFTKPNKDHQRQRASEDPSKGPSTMVDVAANTDKCMTPLKQRDLFQIEALFQPNMKKSSAQPCQRSPSRKTDASQLQATFNWVDQSLKKDRSAIESVFHIRRSYSTPAIQRLVVKGATQDGPQETDVNTARTEFKRQKWEQRRLKEEQQQQEECLKRQLLLDNKRSCLLQMPANGAAQE
- the LOC133390345 gene encoding uncharacterized protein LOC133390345 isoform X2; the encoded protein is MSKMSHHCSGTLPLLDDIHEQNVVFVICALESKTSNLCILKELLIKTLFSLTNKPTDSMFSIVSCAASKMLKWQNNLVKCSLTNITEAAAWIRALQSSSGASALSAVAAALEDPTCQAVYLFTSGLPESVVEEICGYLKETEQERPVHIVHLVGSGEENKHTSQEILEKIALVSDGSFQAISSDRTSDEDNPGCNVGICNSNCISKQHCFPLLLGHHSTTQFPLDSLNPDSSKAFLRSSITDIIDWSPMIHSLQRGIQVLARRETDGYYYLGHIVQEVKGSRECVLIKFERSQQSRKGKTQCRMQETPLYDVIHYEDARWQPLAPGDAILAPWEKKGERYGPGIVLQVVETGSSHSAFKNSTVLVSFWNGQTKNVSADVAVRIPPPLSERIILELQMPLAARQMLVEQNPDYPYVVPPGYRASGPCWQNHLDEMHWQDTPVVHGVGASCSSTHHPLCHFRFPAWESFKSPVCTVQLDDALIPGTNLTKEELSRKIEEQLSKGRLPISESNEKEKEESKKPKEANNVTDLKSCEEMESKFTKPNKDHQRQRASEDPSKGPSTMVDVAANTDKCMTPLKQRDLFQIEALFQPNMKKSSAQPCQRSPSRKTDASQLQATFNWVDQSLKKDRSAIESVFHIRRSYSTPAIQRLVVKGATQDGPQETDVNTARTEFKRQKWEQRRLKEEQQQQEECLKRQLLLDNKRSCLLQMPANEITPANLARLSKAGEQWQLDCVAHEAAPGCKCREEETGIVLPGRPKEQREPKARVLEGTAQAEGKLADRT
- the LOC133390345 gene encoding uncharacterized protein LOC133390345 isoform X5, producing MSKMSHHCSGTLPLLDDIHEQNVVFVICALESKTSNLCILKELLIKTLFSLTNKPTDSMFSIVSCAASKMLKWQNNLVKCSLTNITEAAAWIRALQSSSGASALSAVAAALEDPTCQAVYLFTSGLPESVVEEICGYLKETEQERPVHIVHLVGSGEENKHTSQEILEKIALVSDGSFQAISSDRTSDEDNPGCNVGICNSNCISKQHCFPLLLGHHSTTQFPLDSLNPDSSKAFLRSSITDIIDWSPMIHSLQRGIQVLARRETDGYYYLGHIVQEVKGSRECVLIKFERSQQSRKGKTQCRMQETPLYDVIHYEDARWQPLAPGDAILAPWEKKGERYGPGIVLQVVETGSSHSAFKNSTVLVSFWNGQTKNVSADVAVRIPPPLSERIILELQMPLAARQMLVEQNPDYPYVVPPGYRASGPCWQNHLDEMHWQDTPVVHGVGASCSSTHHPLCHFRFPAWESFKSPVCTVQLDDALIPGTNLTKEELSRKIEEQLSKGRLPISESNEKEKEESKKPKEANNVTDLKSCEEMESKFTKPNKDHQRQRASEDPSKGPSTMVDVAANTDKCMTPLKQRDLFQIEALFQPNMKKSSAQPCQRSPSRKTDASQLQATFNWVDQSLKKDRSAIESVFHIRRSYSTPAIQRLVVKGATQDGPQETDVNTARTEFKRQKWEQRRLKEEQQQQEECLKRQLLLDNKRSCSRIE
- the LOC133390345 gene encoding uncharacterized protein LOC133390345 isoform X3 — its product is MSKMSHHCSGTLPLLDDIHEQNVVFVICALESKTSNLCILKELLIKTLFSLTNKPTDSMFSIVSCAASKMLKWQNNLVKCSLTNITEAAAWIRALQSSSGASALSAVAAALEDPTCQAVYLFTSGLPESVVEEICGYLKETEQERPVHIVHLVGSGEENKHTSQEILEKIALVSDGSFQAISSDRTSDEDNPGCNVGICNSNCISKQHCFPLLLGHHSTTQFPLDSLNPDSSKAFLRSSITDIIDWSPMIHSLQRGIQVLARRETDGYYYLGHIVQEVKGSRECVLIKFERSQQSRKGKTQCRMQETPLYDVIHYEDARWQPLAPGDAILAPWEKKGERYGPGIVLQVVETGSSHSAFKNSTVLVSFWNGQTKNVSADVAVRIPPPLSERIILELQMPLAARQMLVEQNPDYPYVVPPGYRASGPCWQNHLDEMHWQDTPVVHGVGASCSSTHHPLCHFRFPAWESFKSPVCTVQLDDALIPGTNLTKEELSRKIEEQLSKGRLPISESNEKEKEESKKPKEANNVTDLKSCEEMESKFTKPNKDHQRQRASEDPSKGPSTMVDVAANTDKCMTPLKQRDLFQIEALFQPNMKKSSAQPCQRSPSRKTDASQLQATFNWVDQSLKKDRSAIESVFHIRRSYSTPAIQRLVVKGATQDGPQETDVNTARTEFKRQKWEQRRLKEEQQQQEECLKRQLLLDNKRSCLLQMPANGRDHSSEPCKALKSRRTVAAGLCGT